The Streptomyces achromogenes DNA segment GCGGCCAGGTGCTCGACAGCGTCTCCCGGCTGCGAGGTGAGGAGGGACAGCGCGGCGAGATCGGGACGCAGCCGGTCCATGACCTCCCTCCTCTCCCGCAGCGCGGAGGCCTCCGGTCCGCCGCCGCGCGCGTCGTCGAGCAGTCCCGCCCGGGCCAGCCGCTCCACCAGCCGGTCGACATGGCCGTCGGGCAGATCCATACGGCGGCCCTCCTCGCGCAGCAGCGGGAGCCCGCGGGTGCCGTCCAGCAGGTCGAGGAAACTGCCGGTGGCCGTGTCGACCGGGCCGAGTGTCAGTGCGTGCGCCGGTGTCATGCCGAACTGCACCGTGTTGAGGTCGCGCCAGCCGCGCCGCAGCGCGGGTTTCACCGTCGGATGCATCGAAGGCCCCCCGTATGCGTGGAAACTCCCCGTCATGTCGACGGAGCGGGACGTGGGGTGTCCTCGCTCCGCCGACGACTGCCAGCATGCCCGGACCCGACCGAGGCCGCCGAAAGTTGTCCACAGGCACGGTAATTCGTCGTATAAATGCGTCGTACGAGGCAAAAGCGGCAGGTCGGATCGGAACCCACCCGACCCGGAGCCGGGACTTCCGCCATGTGCAACGGGTAACGTCGGGGCGTGCCCGCCGACCCACTGCACCGCGCCGGACCACCACAGCGCAGTACGACGAGCCAGCCGCCGAGCGGCTCGGGGGCGAGCGCGATCGAGGTCCGCAGAAGCGCCCGGCGACGCCGGACGGTCTCGGCGTACCGCGAGGGCGATCGCACCATCGTGCTCATCCCCGCCCGGATGTCCGAGGCCGAGGAGCAACGCTGGGTGACCGTCATGCTCGACAAACTCGCCGCGCAGGAGAGCCGGCGCGTGCCGGGCGACGCCGAGCTCGCCGAACGAGCCGAGCGCCTGTCGGCCCAGTGCTTCGGCGGCCGGGCCCGGCCCGCCTCGGTGCGCTGGGTGACCAACCAGAACACCCGCTGGGGCTCGTGCACGCCCGCCGAGGGCAGCATCCGGCTGTCCCACCGACTGAAGGGCATGCCCGAGTACGTCATCGACTACGTCCTCGCCCACGAGCTCGCGCATCTGCTCGTGCCGGGCCACGGCCCCGACTTCTGGCGACTGCTGGAGGCCTACCCGCGGACCGAGCGCGCCCGGGGCTACCTCGAGGGCGTCGTCGCGGCCGAACGCCTCCCTCATCCGCCGGACGCGAACGGGGAGTGACCTGCGGCGCGCGTGGGGTGAACCTCGCGGGCGTCCGGTGCCGTCGCTTGTGTACCGGGTCTGTACCGACATCGTGCGTTGTCGGACTTTGCCGTTAGCCTGACGCGACGCACTCGCAATCGGGATGGGGGACGGTCGTTACGCATGCCCAGGGAATTCCAACGCGGCCACAAGGCCAGGATCAGTGACCTCACGGCGGGTACCGATCTGTACGTAGGCGTGCAGATCACCGCCCCCGGCCTGACCTTCGACATCAGCTGCTTCGGTCTCGACGCCGACGAGCGTCTCTCGGACGACCGGTACTTCGTCTTCTTCAACCAGCCCAAGTCCCCCGAGGAGTCCATCCAGCTCCTGGGCTCCCAGGCGGGCGACACGGAGTCCTTCCGCATCACCCTCGACCGCATCCCGCCGCAGATCCGCAAACTGTCCTTCACGGCGACGCTGGACGGCGCCGGGCAGATGTCGCAGATCAACCCGGGCTACCTGCGTATCGTCGCGGGCGGTGAGGAGGTGGCCCGCTACGCGTTCAACGGCTCCGAGTTCACCAGCGAGCGGGCCGTGATGCTGGGCGACTTCTACCTCAAGGACGTGTGGCGGTTCGCGGCCGTCGGCCAGGGCTTCGACGGCGGCCTCGACGCGCTGCTGAAGAATTTCGGCGGCGAGGTCGCCGAGGAGGAGCCGCCCGCCGCGCCGCAGCAGCCGCAGGCCGGCGCCGCCGCTCCGAGCTTCGCCCCGCCCGCCTTCGGCGCGCCTCCCGCTCCTCAGCAGCCGCAGCCCGCCGCGCAGGGCTTCGCGCCCCCGCCCGGCGCGACCCCGCCGCCGGCCCCGGCTCCCGTATCCCCGGTCCACGCCGCGCCGACCATCGTCGCGCCGCTGGTCCCGCCCGGCGGCCAGGTCCCGCCGCCCGCCCCCGCCCCGGCTCCCTACGGACAGCCGCCACAGCAGCAGCCGTACGGCCAGGGCCCCGCGCCGACCGCGCCCATGCCCCCCGGCTACGGGCAGCAGCCCCCCGCCCCGCAGGCCCCACAGGCCCCGCCCGGCTACGGACAGCCGACCCCGCCGCCCGGCTACGGTCAGCAGCCCCCCTTCGGGCAGGTCCCGGGCCAGCAGGCCTACGGCGTGCCGCAGGGCGCGCCCCAGGGCGGCGCCGGTGTGGCGTCGGCGCTCCAGCAGTTCAAGGAGACGCCCACGGGGCAGCGCTGGACCCAGCAGAACAGGAAGATGATCCGGGTCGATCTCGGCATCGGCGGCCAGCCCGTCCTCGCCCGCCAGGGCAGCATGGTCCTCTACCAGGGCAAGGTCGACTTCAGTTACAAGGGCGCCGGGTTCGCCGGCCGGATCGTCGGCAACGCCACCGGTCAGGAGATGCAGCTGATGCGCTGCACCGGCCAGGGGCAGGTGTTCCTCGCCGAGAACTCCACCCATGTGCACCCCATCGAGCTCCAGGGCGACGCGATCTGCGTCTCCGCCGAGAACGTCCTCGCCTTCGACGAGAGCCTCCAGTACGAGGTCCGTCGCATCGAGGGGCACGGCATCCCCGGCGGCGCGCTGTTCACCATGCAGTTCCAGGGCACCGGGACGATCGTCGTGAAGACGCACGGCACCCCCGTGGTCCTGCCGGTCACGCCCACCACGTTCGCCGACTGCAACGCCGTCGTCGCCTGGTCGGCGGCCTCCCAGGTGGTCGTCTCCAGCCAGGTGCGGATGCGCCGCAACGCATACCCCGGGGACACCGGAGAGAGCGTCAACCTCCAGTTCCGGGGCGCTCCCGGCAACTTCATCGTCGTCCAGCCGTACGAGGTCTGAGGGAGCCCGTCATGAACCAGCCGCTCGCGGGCTACGCGCCCGCACCCGTCACCGCCCGCATGGAGAACCACGGCAACCACATGCTGAAGGTCGCCATGCAGACCGGGAACGACCTCTTCGCGCGCGTGGGCTCGATGGTCGCCTACGAGGGCTTCGTCCAGTACGAGCCCAACCCGCCGGCCGTGCGCCAGATCGCCCGCGACTGGATGACCGGCGAGGGCGCGCCCCTGATGAAGTGCACCGGCGACGGTCTGCTCTATCTCGCCGACTACGGCGCGAACGTCGTCGTCATCAACCTCAACGGCGACGGCATCTCCGTCAACGCCACCAACCTGCTCGCCTTCGACGCGCACCTCACCTGGGGCGTCGAGCGCGTCAAGGGGCTCGCGAAGTTCGCCGGCCAGGGGCTGTGGAACACAAAGATCTCCGGGCAGGGCTGGGTCGCGCTGACCTCCCGGGGCAAGCCGATCGTCGTCGACTGCGGCGGCGGCGAGGACGAGACGTACGTCGACCCCGACGCGCTCGTCGCCTGGTCCCCGAACCTCAAGGTGAAGGGCAAGCGCAGCTTCAAGGCGCAGTCGCTCATCGGCCGGGGCAGTGGTGAGGCCTACCAGATGGCCTTCTCCGGCCAGGGCATCGTCGTCGTCCAGCCCAGTGAGGACAGCACCGACCGCCTCCGGGTACGGGGCTGAGGGGGACCGGGAACACCATGCAGAGCTCACTTTTCGCGCACAACGACTCGCAGACCCAGGACCGCTGGAGTCTGCAGAACAAGCAGATGCTCCGGGTCACCCTGGAGGGCCACGACGACATCCTCGCCCGCAAGGGGACGATGGTCGCCTACCAGGGCCTGATGGAGTTCGACGCCGAGTACCAGAGCAACCAGCAGGGGCGCGCGCGTGCGCACACGGGCGAGGGCCTGAACCTGATGCGCTGTCACGGCCAGGGCACGGTGTACCTCGCCAACCTCGCCCAGCACATCCACGTGATGGACGTGGAGCAGGACGGGCTGACCGTGGACAGCAGCTATGTGCTGGCCATGGACTCCTCACTGCACCACGACGTCATCGCCGTCGACAGCCTCTACGGCATCTCCGGCTCGGGGAAGTACCAGCTCAACATCACCGGCCGTGGCAAGGTCGCCCTGATGACCTCCGGCGCGCCGCTGATGATGCAGGTCACCCCCGACAAGTACGTCAACTGCGACGCCGACGCCATCGTCGCCTGGTCCACCGGACTGCGGGTGCAGATGCAGGCGCAGACGCACTCCACCGGGGTGTGGCGCCGGCGCGGCAACACCGGTGAGGGCTGGGAGCTCAGCTTCATGGGCTCCGGCTACGCGCTGGTCCAGCCCAGTGAGCTGCTGCCGCCGCAGAACGCCCAGGTCGGGTCGGGTCTCGCCGCGCAGTACGGCATGGGCCAGCAAGGAGCGCGGGGACAGAACCAGGGCAACGTTTGGAGCTGACCGCCCGTCACGACGGACGTGGACGTCAGACGTAAGGGGCGACCACCCTGGTGGTCGCCCCTTACCTGATCGTTCGCCCCTACCCGCTCCGGCTCACAGCCGCGCGCGGGCCGCCTCCAGCAGACGCACGACCGACGTGTCGGCCACGCTCCCCACCTCGTCATAGGCGAACCAGCGCAGGTCGAGGGACTCGTCGCTGATCGTCTCCACGGCTCCGGCCGGGGCGAGCGCCGCGTACTGGACGTCGTAGTGCCAGGCGCAGGGCGT contains these protein-coding regions:
- a CDS encoding AIM24 family protein, which produces MNQPLAGYAPAPVTARMENHGNHMLKVAMQTGNDLFARVGSMVAYEGFVQYEPNPPAVRQIARDWMTGEGAPLMKCTGDGLLYLADYGANVVVINLNGDGISVNATNLLAFDAHLTWGVERVKGLAKFAGQGLWNTKISGQGWVALTSRGKPIVVDCGGGEDETYVDPDALVAWSPNLKVKGKRSFKAQSLIGRGSGEAYQMAFSGQGIVVVQPSEDSTDRLRVRG
- a CDS encoding M48 metallopeptidase family protein, with translation MPADPLHRAGPPQRSTTSQPPSGSGASAIEVRRSARRRRTVSAYREGDRTIVLIPARMSEAEEQRWVTVMLDKLAAQESRRVPGDAELAERAERLSAQCFGGRARPASVRWVTNQNTRWGSCTPAEGSIRLSHRLKGMPEYVIDYVLAHELAHLLVPGHGPDFWRLLEAYPRTERARGYLEGVVAAERLPHPPDANGE
- a CDS encoding AIM24 family protein; protein product: MQSSLFAHNDSQTQDRWSLQNKQMLRVTLEGHDDILARKGTMVAYQGLMEFDAEYQSNQQGRARAHTGEGLNLMRCHGQGTVYLANLAQHIHVMDVEQDGLTVDSSYVLAMDSSLHHDVIAVDSLYGISGSGKYQLNITGRGKVALMTSGAPLMMQVTPDKYVNCDADAIVAWSTGLRVQMQAQTHSTGVWRRRGNTGEGWELSFMGSGYALVQPSELLPPQNAQVGSGLAAQYGMGQQGARGQNQGNVWS
- a CDS encoding TerD family protein — encoded protein: MPREFQRGHKARISDLTAGTDLYVGVQITAPGLTFDISCFGLDADERLSDDRYFVFFNQPKSPEESIQLLGSQAGDTESFRITLDRIPPQIRKLSFTATLDGAGQMSQINPGYLRIVAGGEEVARYAFNGSEFTSERAVMLGDFYLKDVWRFAAVGQGFDGGLDALLKNFGGEVAEEEPPAAPQQPQAGAAAPSFAPPAFGAPPAPQQPQPAAQGFAPPPGATPPPAPAPVSPVHAAPTIVAPLVPPGGQVPPPAPAPAPYGQPPQQQPYGQGPAPTAPMPPGYGQQPPAPQAPQAPPGYGQPTPPPGYGQQPPFGQVPGQQAYGVPQGAPQGGAGVASALQQFKETPTGQRWTQQNRKMIRVDLGIGGQPVLARQGSMVLYQGKVDFSYKGAGFAGRIVGNATGQEMQLMRCTGQGQVFLAENSTHVHPIELQGDAICVSAENVLAFDESLQYEVRRIEGHGIPGGALFTMQFQGTGTIVVKTHGTPVVLPVTPTTFADCNAVVAWSAASQVVVSSQVRMRRNAYPGDTGESVNLQFRGAPGNFIVVQPYEV